DNA sequence from the Paenibacillus azoreducens genome:
TTCGATAAGTCGTACGAGCCATAGCTTTCCCTTGAATCAACATACGAATAATTCTCTTTACTTTCAATCTTATTGTTCTTTGATGCGGTAATGTTCGAATTGGAGGAAACTTTTTTAGTCTGTTGTACTTTATTATGAATTTGCGGTGAAGAAATTTCCGTTGTATCCTCGTTTGCCGTATTTGTGCATCCAACCAGTGCTGTCATGATTAGAGTCGATAACATGATTTTTGTTTTCATCATTTCATTTCTCCCTATCAACTTATAAATTTTCCTTCATAATCGCCTTAAGCCGTTTGATTACCGAGTGAACCGTAAGTCTATGAAAAGTAACCAGCTGCCGTTTATAAATAACCCCAAAAATTCCATACGGAGTCGGGGATAATTCCATTAATTCTTCTTTGCTTTTCAGATCCATGATTTTAACATCAAGACCTAGTTCCTTGGCACCTTCCAAAACATTCTCTGTCGCTATGTCCACGAATGGGCACTGGTTCGTGCGTAATATTGTTAGTTCATTGGATGCTTTCAATCTTTCCTCCCAATCATTTGGAAAAAAAGGAGACGGAGCAGCAGCCTCCAATTTATGTACTAACAGCTCAAATCCATGCGGAGCTTCTTGAATGGTAGAAAAACCATTTTTCAAAAAAATATCTTTGCTTGGGAGCCAGGATGTACCTTGATTAGTAACTACCGCAACACCATATTTATTTTGCTTTCTTGCATCTTCAATGCATTTATTTAGAAGTGCCGTTCCATAACCCTTTCCGGCAATATTTACCCATAAACAATGGATGATCAGGTAATTGTCTGCATAAATCACTCTGGATGAAGTTTCTGAGGCTGTATACTCTATGAATCCGGCTTGCTTTCCATTCTCCAAAAGTTTTATATATTTTAATCCGTATTCCATCTGGTCTTTTAACCAATTGTTTTTATTTTTATATCCATCTGCATGAGGTTTACTCCTTAAGCAATATCCGCTAAGTTCTTCAATATTTTCATGATTCAGCTCAGTCAATTGAATGGTTTGCATGATTCAGGCACTCCTCACTTTAAAAACAATCATATGAATTTAAGGGATTCGTAAAGTGTCTCGTTGAATTGAGTCTGATCCTCTAAATAGTTTTCCGGTGCCGTAGCCTGAATTGCCCCGCTTTTAAAATGATGCTGCCCTTCGTACCATTCCGTTACAATCTTATTGTCTTGAATCACTATTACCGATGATGCTGAAGCGCCATATTTGGCTTGGGCCTCTTTGGTATAAGAAATCAAAGAAGCAAATTTATTGTTAAGAGCGATCGGCCAGTCCAAAAGTTTCATCTCCCTATTTTTTGAATTACAAAAGAGCTTTTACCTAATCCCATATTTGATCTAATTTGTCTGAGTAAAATTCGATAGCTTTCTTATATGACTGAATCCCTGTATCATTGCTTGTTTCAGCTAGCAGCCTTAATAAAATTTCCATAGCATTGTTGTATTCTTTAAGGTTATATTGGGCCATTGCCAATAAGACTTGATATTCTCTTTTTTCCGGAGATTCATTCATTGCCTCTTCTAATATTTCCTTGGATTCTATGTACATGCCTAAAGTGCGATAAGTGCTTCCCAGCCCTAATAATGCGCCTTGTCTTTCTTCTCCTTGCAGCCCTAATTCCAATGATTTTTTGTAAAAAGGGATCGCTTCGCTTTCTTGTCCCATAGCGTCATGCACCCATGCACATTGGTACCAAACGGATGGATTTTGAGGATCCTGTTCAGTCAAAGCCAGCAGCAATGTCTGGGCTTCTTCAAGTTTTCCGGTTTCTCTAAGTTTAATGGCCTTGGCTAATTCGTTCATCGGTCTCATCCTTTTGCGATTTGCATATTTTATTATCTGATAATCTAATAAGTTTATTATTATATACATTCAACCTGGCTTCAAAAGCATCTCTCTTATTTTCAAAATCTTTTGTCCATCTATACATCATTTTCAACATTTCCATATCGGGTTTATAGTTACATTTCTCAATACCAAGATTTTGTTTAATGAACCGGGTAAAAATCCTTATTCTACGCTTCCATAAAGGTGGATCTAGAAAAATGACGGTATCTGCCATATCAAAAAGACATCGGTACGACCCTCTATCTGTTCCTTCAAATATCCATTGCCCCTTACTGTCGATTTCTCTAATAACCGCAACTTGCTCTTCTGGTGTACGTTTATTTCTTCCTTCTGCTGTTTGATGATGCACTATGCTGTCCAGTTCATACCATGGTATATTCATCTTTTTTGATAATTGTCTCGCCAGAGTCGTTTTACCACTAGCTACAATGCCAGTGATGTAGATTTTCTTCATGCCGAGCTTCACCTATCCAATCCGTTCTAATAATCAAGAATAATCCCCCCTATTTCCCTCCTAGAAATTAGAGAGGTTTTGTCCTGTACGAGATACTTGATCTTCTCAGCTTTTATTAACTCTTATTTTATGTCCAAAAAGTTTAAGGCAGCGTCGGTTAATCTTACTTGTTGCACAAATTCATCCTATATACTCCTCCTTCACCAAGAAAATCGTTTCTCGACAATCCTTCTTCTCCAAGTATTATTCGATAATTTGTTATTGTTCCATCATGAGAAATAACAAAAATTCTTTTGTATTTATCTTCGATCCAATCTATAAGTTGCCTTGCATACTCCTCAAATATATCTTGATCAATTTTATTAATTCCGTTTTCCCAGCAATTCAAATTTAGATCAAGAATCATTACGTTCCCATACAAATCCTTGATCTCAACTTTTGAATAGATTTGATCACAATTTAAAAAGGGAGCCCCAGCAGACTGAGGGAACATTCTTGGACCAACAAGCGGAGTAATTATGAAGTTGATATTATCCGTAAGCATCATTGCAGTTTCTATTGTTCTCTTTGTTGGACTTACAAGAATCAAGTCGTCAGCACTAAATGTTATTTGTTCACGTAGTTGATGGACCTGCATTTTACCGTATTCTGTAAGTCCAGGATGCGAAGTATTTAACTGATTTGGATAGTCGAGGAGATGTTCTCCATGCCCATGCCGAATAAATATGAATTCCATTGAAACCACCTCCAAACCAAAATAACTAACATGCCTTTAGGTCTCTTCTTGAGTACCAAAAGCAAAGCCTACAGCTTACATACGATTTTATAAGATGTCAGATCCTTCTTCGTATTCTTACTATGTTGTTTCCATATAATTCTTCTCTTTTAAATATTCCTCAATATCATTTTTGGTTTTCTCAAAATATGTGTTTTCATGCCTTCCATAATTAAAAAAACCATGTTCCATATTTTCATAAATCAGAAATCGAATTTCATTCCCAACTTCCTGCATTTGTTTAATAAAATCTTTATTCTGTTCGTACAGCTCATCTTCTGTCCCACACATCCAAAGCGTGGGTGGCAAACAATGTTTGATATTATGTTTAGGTGAGATCGTTGCTGACATCTGTACTAATTTAGGATAAAGTCTAGTCATAATATCAATTGCATCCATTCCCGCTGCAAAAATAATAAGTTCACTCACGTTATAGTCATTTGTTGCATTTACCTCATCTTCAATCTCAGGGAACATGAATGCAGATATGGTAATATATCCTCCAGCCGATGCACCGCAAACAATAATTCGATTAGGATCTATCCCCAATTCAAGATAATGATCCTTTACCCAACGTATACTTGACTTAACATCGCATATTGCTTGTATCGGTGTAAAATCATTATCAGATCCATTCCGATAATCAACACAAATGCTTACAATTCCTTTGCCCGAAAAGTAATTGGCTTGATGTTGAAATTGAATCGGGGTTATCGGATTTTTTTTAAAACTCCCACCATTAAAAAATAATAAAGCTGGTCGATGCTTCGCTTCTGCATCTCGATCAAAAACATATAAATATAAATCCCTATGTGTCTTCTTATAGACTCTTTCCAAGACTGGAAAATCAAATTTACAATTTTTCATTTATCCTCCCAAAGAATATAAGTTGGCCTCTCGCATTCACAACGCGAGCCAGCCTTGGATAGCTTCTATCTTAGGCTGGCTCGGTGCTCTGAGTATCTTCCATGATTATACATCTAACAGTCAAAGGGTGAAAGCAGGTTTGGTTGTTCGCCTGACTCCACTTCTCTGAGCTTCCACTTCTTTTAAATTACAAAATATATCTCTTAATTACTTCTTCACCCCATATTTGAACTTCAATGTATCTTTCCGGTCCTTGATCCCCCATCTTATTCCAATCTTGCGGAAATCCAAATTCCTCTATAATCTTTCTAATTTCTTTTTTGGTATATACCTGTTTTCGATATGGCTTGTTGTCCGGATATCTCATTGTGGGAAACAAATCCCCATATGTAAAACTAATAGATTCATCAAAAAATTCATTCCATTCAATTGCGAGACTACTAGGTTTTTTATACCAAGTCTTAAGCCAATCACAGGATTCTAAAGTCATGTAGTGAGGAAAAGAATTTGTTGGTTTCCCACCTTTTTCAATGAATTTATTACGGGCGACCTCCTCTAATTCTCTTCTTATCATTAAATAATCATCAGATCTTTTGCTGGCAAAAGTATTTCCTTCGTATTTAATTTGATTTGAAATTTTAGATGCTTCTTCGATTGTTAAACTAGAAAGATTCCTGAACGGTCCCATTTCTTCTTCAAAATAGTGATATAAATAATATGTCATACTTATATTCCTTTTTTTTGGGGATTTGATCTAGAGTTTTCATGTTCAAAACACTTGATATGTTTTAATGTCGTCAGTCACGATAGCGGTGGATTTGGCAGTATCACGTTCCAAAGAAAAATGGGTCTGCAATCGTTTCTTTATCCCATAATCTTATTGCCATTCTATACATAGCTTTCGCATGTATACGATCATGCCATATAAATCTTCGAAGCACTTTTCTTAAAGACCATTCCTCACCATAACTTCCCCTGTATACTGGATTAGCTAAATATCCGTCCATCGATTCAATTGCCTTGAATGCATTCTTTCTATTGTTCGCAATATTACTAATGTTATTTAAAGCTACTTTGATTTCACCAACATAATAACTTGTGACATTGTTCGTGTGCTCATACATCTCTTTTGCAGTTCTGGGAATGGCTCCATAGAATGTCTTTCTTTCATCCAAAGAAGTTATGTCTTTGTTCGGTATCGATTCATACATACACAAAAAATCTTGCGCTGATTTTATTCCGAGTAATTTTAATTTTATGTATTCGTCTTCAGATAAAGGTTCTTTTTCAGTTTCAAAAATAACATCGGAATCAGCATCGCATATTCTTAGACTGCTCTTTTTTTTCTGAACAATTTTATCTCCCAGGTTATAATTAGCAATTTGAATGCCAGCCCATTTACAGTATTTTTTAATTTCTTGCGGAAACTTTGAAAGTGCTTCATCCCGGGTCCGACCCCTTACAAACGCTCCAGGAAAACTGTTGGAATAGATTAAATACCCCTCATCATTAAATTCCATTACGAGATCATTTCTCATAAAGATAAACTTCCTTCTCATTTAGGATCAAAAAAAGGTAGGTTGTCTACTGAAACACCATCAGTCGCTTCTTCGCTACTGCAATGCCTCGAACCCTCTTCTATATAAGTTGAACCAATGATTATGAACGAAGGAGGCAGCCGGTTGAAATGTTCTTTCGATCGCTGCCCGCTCCCAGATTCCTATGATTTGAGCCTATCAATGGTAGAAATCCACTCACAAAGCGAATGCTTACGATGCTAGCTTTCCTGTGGAAAGCATTTAGGCGAACGAAGCATATGCTTCCGAAGCAGCTTTTTTTCAAAAAGCTTTCAGCCTCTCCGTAAATCTTTCTCCCTCTTGCCTATCCCTTTTCATTTTTTTAGTTCAACTTATATAGTTTCCCCCGAAGCGTGATCTTTCGGTTTCAACATCCGGATAATACACTTTCAGTTATCAGATGTCATGTGCCTTCCTTTGCCTAACTTTATAGATGTTTCCACCATATACCTGCACACTCTGGAACAGTCGACCATTGATTAACCGAGATCTTCTCTGCAATATCATCTCCAAAGAAAAAAGCGGTGTTTTCCCTCGCCTCTTCCACACTATTGAATTTATAGTCTGTTCGTATCCATTTCTTATTAAATCCATATTTCTCTTGAAGTGCTTTATAATAGTCGGTTAGAAACTCAGGCGGATTGGGTGATTCGGTACCAGTGCCTAGGGTCTCAATAATCACAATCGTACCAGCCGGCTTTAAAACCCGGTTCATTTCAGAAATAATAATTTCTAAATTTTCTTCCCAATTCATATTGCCCGAATTAGTTAGATAACTAATACTCCATCCGGAAACGACAAGATCAAATGCTTCATCTGATATTGGCAATTGTTTATGATCTGCAATTACAGTCTTCCAATTACGGGCTATTCCTTGTCCCATTAACTTATTATTTAATAGAGCAAGCATAGAAGAAGAAATATCGGTGCAAACCAATGATTTTGCTTCCTTGGCAAGAAAAACTGACAATCTCCCTGATCCTGCCCCCAAATCCAGAATATCCAAGCCGTGAAGTGGCCTTATTTCACCAATAAATTCAGATAAATCTGGTTGTTTACTGATCATAAATTCGTATGCGTCTGCTTGATTTAAATAAATCTGCTCATGAGTAGCCAAAATAATGCTCCTCCTTTTCTGTTGGTTAATGTTTTGCACGTGATTTTTGATAACATTCTTTATACTCACGAACCCGAGAACTTTTTTACCAAAATATTAATCCATTTGATGCAACTCGCCATCCTTGACTTGTATGTTCAAAATCAAGAATCGGGGATCCGTCTATAATGACACCATCAAGTTCATAATGAAATTGGATCTTGACCTTTGCCGTACTTCCATTCTGTTGAATTGTTACATCTTGAATGGAATCTTCTGATTTTGAATTGTATCCTCCATCAAACAACTCGACAAGGACACCTTCTTGATCATTATGTATATTAAATTGTTCTATCATTTCGTCCATATATCGCTGAGTGAAATATGGTTTAAGTTTATTTGTTATATCAGTGCTTGTTGTTGCATCACAAATATAAGAGTAATAATGATCATTTGAATTAATCCCTCCGCATTGATCATGAATCTCTTTTGTGGGATCCAATCGACCGAAAACTACAATAGAAGATAATTGGTTCTCACCTTCAATAGCTAGTCTAACAGCTTCTTCCTTCGTTAATTCATTTACAACAACTTCAGAATTGTTCCCTGTCAATAATGTTTGAAATAACGTTATTAGAATCATTATTAGTGCCTTCAAATTAATCCCCCACGTATTTTTGTATTTTTGTTGTGATGGTTCATATAACGTTGGTGCAATCACAAATCCTTGCTTGGCTTAAGCTTCCAACCGTACAGCACAATGTTCGTCAGCAGGGTTGGAGTCTTGATCAGTGCAAGATTGTCTCTTTGAACTTACTACTTTACTCCCCCCTGGAACCAAGGGCCCTGTTAACCTTCCGAAACTACATATAGATGCTCTTATCTTAGGCTGAGTTATTTGTTGCCTGAGCTTTCTTCCACGATTATACATCTGACAACCAAGAGGTGTAAGCCCTGGTGCGTAAATACACTGTTATATTAAGTTCGGGTATATAAGGTCAACTTGGACTGAAAGATAATTATTCTATCTTTGTTGCTATAATACATGCTTCTCTTTGAGTTAATAATATTTCATTAGCAAACATCTTGGGATGGTTCAACCAATAATCTCTTACTGGATCTGGCCTTCCCTTCCATTCATCTGGCCAATATTCTTCTGGTGTTAAGTCATCAATGAGTAAGAGCCCTCTTGATTCGATAAGGTTATATAGTAATTCTGCTTCTTCTTGTTTTGCACTCTTTACATCAACGAAAACAAGTTTAAAAGGTCCCTTATCGAGGACAGCCTTCCAATCATCACATATGAAGTGTACGTTTGATTGGTCTATCACACCTCTTACATTGTCAATTTGCTCATTACTTATATCAATTGAATATAAATCCACCTCAGATGATAAGGCTGAAATTATCCAAGCTGTACCCACTCCATAACCTGTTCCAATCTCCAATATATTGCCATGAGTAATTTGACCAACTAATGTACATAAAAGTTTTCCAAAATGATCTGTACAAGAATTAATAAAATTATTCTCTTCAGCTAATTTCTTACATAAGATGACCAGATTAGGAATGTATGAGTTTGAGCTATATTTTTCTGCCATTATCTCTAACCCTTTCATAATTTATTTTGATTCAACTTGAGCAGACCGAGAAGCGGCAGAGACTCTGCGTTAATGTGATGTTATCCATGATCAATATGCATCATTAAATCCCCCTAACTAAGTATATTACATGAATTCCCAATTAGGTTTAGGTATTCACGAAACAACCCAGCCTTAGATAGCTCTTATCTTAGACTGGGTCGTTTGTTGTCTGAGCCTCTCCGATTATACATCCGGCAAGCAAGGGTCGATAGCCTTGCAATGTGAATAGGTTGTTAAAGGATATCACTCTTCAAAGTTAATATCTTAAAGAGTAGGACACGTGTAGGGGCTCAGCTTGTACCAATGTTGGCTGAGCCCCGATGGTATAGTCTGGTATGCTTAAGGAAACTAAGTTCGTTGATTCCCCGGTTCCCTACATATAATATATGAATTCCCTGCTCATGCTCGACATCAGCATAAAAAGCGTGCTGCAGAAGCAGCTTAATTGTTTTCTGCTTTGGATCGCTTACTCCATTTCATACGGCTTTAATGACTGTGCCGTAAAGTGGTAAAACGCCATGGCATCCTCCCCATTGGCAAAACCGGCCTGTGCCAGCTTGTCGCTGCCTCCGCCTTTGCCGCGATAATCGGCTAGATGCTGCTTAAAAAAAGCACCGCAGGCAAGTTCGCTCTCTTCTCCTCTGGCGAGGAGCACTTTGTTGTCCGCATTGGACGCGAAGAGTACGATAACGTCAGCTTTGTCGGTGAGCTTGACTGCCAGGTTCTGCATATCCTTCAGCGGCTTATCCGCAAATGAGTGCTTGATCAGGCTGCCCTGACGGTCCGCCAACAGCTTCTCAACTAGGTACGCGTCATTCTCGGCCTTCACGGCGTTCAATTCAGCCTGAAGCTGTTTCTGCTCCTGATCCCATTTCGCAATCCGGTCCATAATCTCTTCCTTTGCGGTATTGAACCTGGCCGACAGGCTGCCGAGAATGTCCATTCCAGTGTTAAATTCTTTTAACGCACGATAGCCGCATTTAAAATAAATACGCGTATGTCCCTTCTGCTTCTCTGCCCTCAACAGTTTGATCATTCCGATCTCACCCGTTGCGGAGACATGTGTGCCGCCGCAGGCGTTGTATTCGATACCTTCGATTTCAACGATCCGGATATCTTCGGTTACCTTCGGCTGCTTCACCAGCGGCAGGACGGCAGCCTGCTCCCGGCTCACAAAGTAATTCGTTACCTTTCGGTTAAGGTAAATCTGATCATTTACTTCCAGCTCCAACATCATCAGCTCGTCCTGAGGCAGATCAGATCGTGCGATATCAATGGTGGCATAATCCTGACCCAGGTGGAAGCTGAGCGTTTCCGCCCGGCATGCCTCCAGACACATGGCTGACAGCAGATGTTGGCCGCTATGATGCTGCATATGGTCGAACCTCCTACCCCAATCCAAACGGCAGCCAACCTCTTCCTTCTCAGGAGAACGCTCGACTTTATGCAGAATTTCTCCTTCTTCCTGAACGACATCGAGAACGGGAATTTTATCGATCCACCCCAGATCACAGGGCTGCCCTCCGCCGTGCGGATAAAAGGCTGTCTCCTCCATTACCAGATATGTTCCGTCCTCCCGCTCCAGTTTGCGTGTGATTCGTGTCTCCCACTCCCGGATATAAGCGGATTCGTAATATAATTTCTTCGTCATCTTCATGTCCTCACTGTTCCAGGTTAAATTTTCTTTAATCTAGCTTACTACAAAACAGTTCCACAGCGCCAAATGCACCTGAATGAAAAAGACCGCCTGCCAGCGATGCGAACAGCACGGTCTTCGTGAACAATGGGTAATACCCAATAGTGTCATTCCTCTTCTCAATATGAATGATAGCTCCTGATGTTGACGACACGTCCCAGCTTAGATAGCTCCTATTTTAGGTTGGATCGCGAAAAATCTCTTTGAAAACAACCGTATGTTACGTAGCAATCACATGCTGCATGTCTTCGCTGCTTTCTAAAAAGCCTGACCGCTCCACATAATACAAATCATAGCTGTGTTGCGTATTATTTATCGATTTATATACTTGCTGTTTTATATCATTTCCTAATTTGACGTACTGTAGTTTTTCTACCGCTTTCTTCGATCGAATATTTTGTTTTCGAACTTTCAAATATATCGTTTCGATATGATGTTCAAGAAACAGTTCGGCAAAAAAAGATTCCTTCGCTCGTTGGTTATAACCTTTTCCAAAATAAGGAGCCCCAATCCATGTGGCCAAGAAGCCCGTTTGATTATCAATATTATATAGATCAATGGTACCGATGGGATGTCCCATCTCATTAAGAATTGTTCTAGAGATACATGTCCCTTGTTCTTCTTCAACGATCAGCTGCTTGGTCATAAATAAATATTCTTCGTAAGATTGGCATTTATAGCGGACATAAGGAAAAACTACAGGATCCATCATTAAGTTATACAGTGAATGGCATTCATGCAAATCACGTTTTTTTATCATTTTAATCGCCACCTAGTCCTTTTGATTTGCGACATCAAACATTTTAAGTATATAAAAGGACTTGGGGGATTATATGAATTCTACATTTTCTTAGTGTAAAATGCATCTTTGAAACTAAAAGTTTGATTCACTTATTTCTTGCCAAATTCACCGATCATGTAATCCTTTTCCATCGAGAATTTGCCGAATACATTTTTCAACCCTCGACTCCCGAGCTTTGGATTGCTTAGGTGCAGAAAAATATATAGCGTATGCTCTTTGCCGCCCCGGCGTCAATGCGTAAAAGGCTGTTTTCAAGGCAGGATTTTCATCTAATTTATCTTGAAATTCTTCAGGAATATCGAGTTCTGTATTTTTGATTTCTACTTTCAAACCGGCTTTTTCCACTTCAATGGCTTCATCAATATAGGCTCTTAATACGGGTTCCATCTGAACGATTTCTTCGGTATTGTTAAACCGAATCTGGCGTCCTACTTTCGTATTCTCCCCCGTTTTGACTAGAATGCCATGGGGATCAGTCAACAAAGCACCTTTGAAAAACAGAAGCGCAAAATATTCTTTAAATCCTTGTATGATCACGATGTTACTATCCTGGAACGTGTAACAAGGTTTACCCCATTTCAATTCTTCGGTCAGCTGACAGTCAAGCAGGATCGTTCTCAATTTCTCCATTTCTTCATGCCACTTTGTGGCTCTACCTACAACTGCGTCAACCTTGGGATTCATTTTATTACTCACTGTCATGTTAGTTCTCCTAATTGTTTGATATCGTGATGACTAAGTGTACATAAATAATTGTTTACAGAAAATCGTTTTATGAATTGCGTCTGCCTTCAATTAGTTATCTTTAAATTCAGCTGTTCATACAGTTCTTCCATTCTCTCACTTGCAATTACATAAATTTCTTTATTCTTTAATATTATTTCGATGCCCTTGTTCCCTTTAACCATTAAGCCTACTTTCTGTCCATTAAATCTTAAGCCCCAGCCGCCAAATTCTAGTAGGGGGTTAATTGATACAACTTTACAACTTCCAATTTCATCCAACCTAATTTTCTTTTTATAAAAAGGCAATAAACCTATAAGTAATCTTTCACTATTTAATTCAATTTTATATTTGATCGAGTAAAATGCTGCCGGAAAAATAATTCCGAATATAACCCACAATATCAGTAGTGTAATATCATTGGCTGGTTTTGAACCAAAAGGTTTTCCCATAATGATCTGAGTAAAGGCGCCAACCCACATGAGGATAGAAATTGGTGCTATGATCAGCCATATCCAGTAGCTGAATCTTTTAACTTCTTTATAAGTTATAAATACATCATCTGACTTAACCACGAAATATGCTCCTTTTTATTAATCTTGCAGATGATTTCACCTAACGTTATTGTATTCATGACGTCCTACGACTTAAGGCGATGAAGTTTCTTTAAATCTGTCCTGATATGTCCGGATGAATACTCTTCCCTGTAACTGAGCTGTATCTCCGAATCCCGCTTCTAACTCTGCCGGACCGTGGACCAAATTTAAACTATCCTCTCTGAAATCCACCCTCTGAGTGAATGATTTGTCCTGTGACCCATTCAGCTTCTTCACTTGCAAGGAAAGAAATTAATTTCGC
Encoded proteins:
- a CDS encoding alpha/beta hydrolase, with amino-acid sequence MKNCKFDFPVLERVYKKTHRDLYLYVFDRDAEAKHRPALLFFNGGSFKKNPITPIQFQHQANYFSGKGIVSICVDYRNGSDNDFTPIQAICDVKSSIRWVKDHYLELGIDPNRIIVCGASAGGYITISAFMFPEIEDEVNATNDYNVSELIIFAAGMDAIDIMTRLYPKLVQMSATISPKHNIKHCLPPTLWMCGTEDELYEQNKDFIKQMQEVGNEIRFLIYENMEHGFFNYGRHENTYFEKTKNDIEEYLKEKNYMETT
- a CDS encoding GNAT family N-acetyltransferase, with protein sequence MQTIQLTELNHENIEELSGYCLRSKPHADGYKNKNNWLKDQMEYGLKYIKLLENGKQAGFIEYTASETSSRVIYADNYLIIHCLWVNIAGKGYGTALLNKCIEDARKQNKYGVAVVTNQGTSWLPSKDIFLKNGFSTIQEAPHGFELLVHKLEAAAPSPFFPNDWEERLKASNELTILRTNQCPFVDIATENVLEGAKELGLDVKIMDLKSKEELMELSPTPYGIFGVIYKRQLVTFHRLTVHSVIKRLKAIMKENL
- a CDS encoding GNAT family N-acetyltransferase, which encodes MIKKRDLHECHSLYNLMMDPVVFPYVRYKCQSYEEYLFMTKQLIVEEEQGTCISRTILNEMGHPIGTIDLYNIDNQTGFLATWIGAPYFGKGYNQRAKESFFAELFLEHHIETIYLKVRKQNIRSKKAVEKLQYVKLGNDIKQQVYKSINNTQHSYDLYYVERSGFLESSEDMQHVIAT
- a CDS encoding O-methyltransferase, producing MAEKYSSNSYIPNLVILCKKLAEENNFINSCTDHFGKLLCTLVGQITHGNILEIGTGYGVGTAWIISALSSEVDLYSIDISNEQIDNVRGVIDQSNVHFICDDWKAVLDKGPFKLVFVDVKSAKQEEAELLYNLIESRGLLLIDDLTPEEYWPDEWKGRPDPVRDYWLNHPKMFANEILLTQREACIIATKIE
- a CDS encoding DL-endopeptidase inhibitor IseA family protein → MILITLFQTLLTGNNSEVVVNELTKEEAVRLAIEGENQLSSIVVFGRLDPTKEIHDQCGGINSNDHYYSYICDATTSTDITNKLKPYFTQRYMDEMIEQFNIHNDQEGVLVELFDGGYNSKSEDSIQDVTIQQNGSTAKVKIQFHYELDGVIIDGSPILDFEHTSQGWRVASNGLIFW
- a CDS encoding DUF6141 family protein, which codes for MVKSDDVFITYKEVKRFSYWIWLIIAPISILMWVGAFTQIIMGKPFGSKPANDITLLILWVIFGIIFPAAFYSIKYKIELNSERLLIGLLPFYKKKIRLDEIGSCKVVSINPLLEFGGWGLRFNGQKVGLMVKGNKGIEIILKNKEIYVIASERMEELYEQLNLKITN
- a CDS encoding class I SAM-dependent methyltransferase, with translation MATHEQIYLNQADAYEFMISKQPDLSEFIGEIRPLHGLDILDLGAGSGRLSVFLAKEAKSLVCTDISSSMLALLNNKLMGQGIARNWKTVIADHKQLPISDEAFDLVVSGWSISYLTNSGNMNWEENLEIIISEMNRVLKPAGTIVIIETLGTGTESPNPPEFLTDYYKALQEKYGFNKKWIRTDYKFNSVEEARENTAFFFGDDIAEKISVNQWSTVPECAGIWWKHL
- a CDS encoding phosphoglycerate mutase family protein, with translation MEFIFIRHGHGEHLLDYPNQLNTSHPGLTEYGKMQVHQLREQITFSADDLILVSPTKRTIETAMMLTDNINFIITPLVGPRMFPQSAGAPFLNCDQIYSKVEIKDLYGNVMILDLNLNCWENGINKIDQDIFEEYARQLIDWIEDKYKRIFVISHDGTITNYRIILGEEGLSRNDFLGEGGVYRMNLCNK
- a CDS encoding alanyl-tRNA editing protein, which encodes MTKKLYYESAYIREWETRITRKLEREDGTYLVMEETAFYPHGGGQPCDLGWIDKIPVLDVVQEEGEILHKVERSPEKEEVGCRLDWGRRFDHMQHHSGQHLLSAMCLEACRAETLSFHLGQDYATIDIARSDLPQDELMMLELEVNDQIYLNRKVTNYFVSREQAAVLPLVKQPKVTEDIRIVEIEGIEYNACGGTHVSATGEIGMIKLLRAEKQKGHTRIYFKCGYRALKEFNTGMDILGSLSARFNTAKEEIMDRIAKWDQEQKQLQAELNAVKAENDAYLVEKLLADRQGSLIKHSFADKPLKDMQNLAVKLTDKADVIVLFASNADNKVLLARGEESELACGAFFKQHLADYRGKGGGSDKLAQAGFANGEDAMAFYHFTAQSLKPYEME
- a CDS encoding YdeI/OmpD-associated family protein, encoding MTVSNKMNPKVDAVVGRATKWHEEMEKLRTILLDCQLTEELKWGKPCYTFQDSNIVIIQGFKEYFALLFFKGALLTDPHGILVKTGENTKVGRQIRFNNTEEIVQMEPVLRAYIDEAIEVEKAGLKVEIKNTELDIPEEFQDKLDENPALKTAFYALTPGRQRAYAIYFSAPKQSKARESRVEKCIRQILDGKGLHDR
- a CDS encoding tetratricopeptide repeat protein produces the protein MNELAKAIKLRETGKLEEAQTLLLALTEQDPQNPSVWYQCAWVHDAMGQESEAIPFYKKSLELGLQGEERQGALLGLGSTYRTLGMYIESKEILEEAMNESPEKREYQVLLAMAQYNLKEYNNAMEILLRLLAETSNDTGIQSYKKAIEFYSDKLDQIWD